Proteins from one Pseudodesulfovibrio sp. JC047 genomic window:
- a CDS encoding bifunctional precorrin-2 dehydrogenase/sirohydrochlorin ferrochelatase has protein sequence MRYYPIFVNLENRSCLVVGAGDVGKRKIRSLIDAGAGFVSIIDTRKADEYIQSLCSSKTVNYVCREFQESDLEGQFLVIVCTSSGTVNERISDLCAERHILCNVVDQPEKCSFIVPATVKQGDLTVAISTGGQSPAMAKRIRRDLQNSFGDEYAALLTLLGRVRPLMLALHRETTSNTAVFRSLVNSDLLETLKNKNLDAAKEILKESLPEPLYDNIPEMLDGLI, from the coding sequence ATGCGATACTATCCCATCTTTGTAAATCTGGAAAACAGATCGTGTCTTGTCGTCGGTGCCGGCGATGTCGGCAAGCGAAAGATTCGATCTTTGATCGATGCGGGGGCTGGTTTTGTCTCCATCATTGATACCCGTAAAGCTGACGAATACATACAATCACTTTGTTCAAGTAAAACTGTTAATTATGTGTGCCGTGAATTCCAGGAAAGTGACCTTGAGGGACAATTTCTGGTTATCGTTTGCACTTCGTCAGGGACGGTTAATGAACGGATTAGTGACCTGTGCGCTGAACGGCATATTTTATGTAATGTGGTCGACCAGCCGGAAAAATGCAGTTTTATTGTTCCAGCAACGGTCAAACAAGGTGACCTGACTGTGGCTATTTCGACTGGTGGACAAAGTCCAGCTATGGCCAAACGCATTCGTCGAGACCTGCAAAACAGCTTCGGCGATGAATATGCCGCGTTGTTGACCCTCTTGGGACGAGTCCGTCCCTTGATGCTTGCTCTTCATCGAGAAACAACGTCTAATACAGCGGTTTTCCGTTCTTTGGTCAATTCCGACTTGTTGGAGACTTTGAAGAACAAGAACCTTGACGCTGCCAAAGAAATACTTAAAGAATCTTTGCCCGAACCGTTGTACGACAACATCCCGGAGATGCTTGATGGGCTTATTTAA
- a CDS encoding glycosyltransferase — MTNLRILVVLPLYGGSLPIGRYVASALKQDGHLVEIFEAPDFYPAYTALKDLKVTSDRLDYLQNSLLNVVSQSILAKVETFEPDMVLCLAQAPLNRQALKRLRRDGVATAMWFVEDYRLFTYWKAFAPLYDIFAVIQKGQCVEDIQAIGQPNVLYLPLAAQPDFHRPLSLSSIEQRKFGSDISFMGAGYPNRREAFKELVSHDFKIWGTEWDGDHVLEPLVQCKGARISPEECVKIFNATTINLNLHSSVQAESLVTGGDFVNPRTFELAACGAFQLVDTRSLLGEAFENNELATFNSIKELTDKIDLFLNDPAARTQFAMRGRARVLKDHTYVQRMRTLIDFTTHRLSGWPHPRSDTSLFAADYPPELQRDIRALIEQLGLPDDVSFKDLIWAVRQQQGKLSDLDTALLFLDEWQKLYTSSS; from the coding sequence ATGACTAATTTGCGTATTCTCGTCGTATTGCCGCTGTATGGCGGTTCTCTTCCCATTGGTCGATATGTGGCATCGGCTTTGAAACAGGATGGGCATCTGGTCGAAATATTTGAAGCTCCTGATTTTTATCCGGCATATACCGCGCTAAAAGATCTCAAGGTCACTTCGGACCGTTTGGATTATCTGCAAAACTCCTTGCTGAATGTGGTCAGCCAATCCATTCTCGCAAAGGTTGAAACCTTCGAACCCGATATGGTTTTATGTCTGGCACAGGCTCCACTCAATCGACAGGCGCTTAAACGACTTCGTCGAGATGGCGTTGCCACGGCCATGTGGTTCGTCGAAGACTATCGGCTTTTCACCTACTGGAAAGCCTTTGCACCACTGTACGATATTTTTGCGGTTATCCAAAAAGGACAATGCGTTGAAGATATTCAAGCTATTGGGCAGCCAAATGTTCTGTATTTGCCCCTTGCCGCCCAACCCGATTTTCACAGACCGCTTTCGTTGTCGTCCATTGAACAACGCAAATTCGGATCAGACATCTCATTCATGGGAGCAGGCTACCCAAACCGCCGGGAAGCATTTAAAGAATTGGTTTCTCATGATTTCAAAATATGGGGAACAGAATGGGATGGGGATCATGTGCTCGAACCATTGGTCCAATGCAAAGGCGCACGGATATCGCCCGAAGAATGTGTCAAAATTTTCAATGCCACCACCATCAACTTGAATTTGCATTCCAGCGTTCAGGCTGAGTCATTGGTCACAGGCGGCGATTTCGTCAATCCGCGCACATTCGAACTGGCGGCCTGTGGTGCATTTCAATTGGTGGACACCAGAAGTCTTTTGGGAGAAGCGTTTGAAAATAACGAACTAGCCACTTTCAACAGCATCAAGGAATTGACGGATAAAATTGACCTTTTCCTCAATGATCCCGCTGCTCGCACACAGTTCGCCATGCGGGGCAGGGCACGAGTGCTCAAAGACCATACATATGTACAGCGAATGCGGACACTCATTGATTTCACGACACACCGTCTTTCGGGATGGCCTCACCCCCGGTCAGACACGTCGCTTTTCGCCGCCGACTATCCCCCTGAACTTCAACGAGATATCAGAGCATTGATCGAGCAACTAGGCCTCCCGGACGATGTCTCTTTCAAGGATCTCATCTGGGCCGTGCGACAACAGCAGGGCAAATTATCGGATTTGGATACCGCATTACTTTTTTTGGATGAATGGCAAAAATTGTACACCTCGTCCTCATAA
- the ccsA gene encoding cytochrome c biogenesis protein CcsA, which produces MTLPKKYLKNLCPNRCTTTSRRCLMGLFNTLHIFIIALYALGTVLFLTGIITSNAKLKRIAIWFAVIGFSLNTVDLGLILASDPLALSGGTFYFNILAWSVLAIYFFLWWRLRLEFLAITALPLALLLFVSSMALGGIRVIMPPQLTALFFGLHIGSLVLTLGALMMALGAGFAFIYYNRKLKTKAGLASMGSAVPSLDKFDTVNRWAVAVGFPLYTLGLFSTFFWYWIAPDKHFTWDIMKIGSLAVWFLYAFLFHQRIVLGWRGRKPAILAIWVFVGMCISLIHHTITFRVMP; this is translated from the coding sequence TTGACGCTGCCAAAGAAATACTTAAAGAATCTTTGCCCGAACCGTTGTACGACAACATCCCGGAGATGCTTGATGGGCTTATTTAATACGCTCCATATTTTTATTATTGCACTGTACGCATTGGGTACAGTCCTTTTTTTGACTGGAATAATCACCAGCAATGCCAAACTTAAACGAATCGCAATTTGGTTTGCTGTCATCGGTTTTTCTTTGAATACCGTTGACTTAGGACTCATTTTAGCAAGCGATCCATTGGCCTTGAGCGGTGGGACTTTCTATTTCAACATTTTGGCGTGGAGCGTTTTGGCCATCTATTTTTTCTTATGGTGGCGCTTGCGGCTTGAATTTCTGGCTATCACGGCTTTACCATTGGCACTTCTGCTTTTTGTCTCATCGATGGCCCTTGGTGGAATCCGGGTTATCATGCCTCCACAATTGACCGCCCTCTTCTTCGGGTTGCATATCGGATCGCTGGTGTTGACGCTTGGCGCGCTCATGATGGCTTTGGGGGCTGGATTTGCTTTTATTTATTACAATCGAAAACTGAAGACCAAGGCAGGACTCGCCAGCATGGGCAGTGCTGTACCGTCTTTGGACAAGTTCGATACCGTCAATCGCTGGGCGGTTGCCGTGGGATTTCCCTTGTACACATTGGGACTTTTCTCAACATTCTTTTGGTATTGGATTGCCCCCGATAAACATTTTACCTGGGATATCATGAAAATCGGCTCTTTAGCCGTCTGGTTTCTCTATGCATTTTTATTTCATCAACGCATTGTGCTTGGCTGGCGGGGACGCAAACCCGCAATCCTTGCCATCTGGGTTTTTGTCGGCATGTGCATTTCTCTCATCCATCACACCATTACTTTTCGAGTCATGCCATGA
- a CDS encoding adenylate kinase produces the protein MNILIFGPNGSGKGTQGTLAKDKYGLDHIESGAIFRKHIGGGTELGMKAKEFINKGELVPDDITIPMVLDVLSNSKNGWLLDGFPRSLVQGEKLWEALQKDGEKLDYVIEIKLPREIAKARIMGRRLCENNPNHPNNVGIPVIAPDGDKCRVCGGALSAREDDQDEAAIDVRHNIYYDETTGTMAACNFYKNMTDGGFKFIELNGEDSIDAIKDYLMSQLV, from the coding sequence ATGAATATTCTGATTTTCGGCCCTAACGGCTCCGGTAAAGGTACCCAGGGAACCCTGGCCAAAGACAAGTATGGTCTGGATCACATCGAGTCCGGTGCTATTTTCCGGAAACACATTGGTGGCGGTACCGAACTCGGCATGAAAGCCAAAGAATTCATCAACAAGGGCGAACTCGTTCCTGATGATATCACCATCCCGATGGTGTTGGATGTGTTGTCCAACTCCAAAAACGGTTGGTTGCTTGATGGGTTCCCCCGCTCTTTGGTTCAGGGCGAAAAATTGTGGGAAGCCCTTCAGAAAGATGGTGAAAAGCTTGACTATGTGATCGAAATCAAATTGCCACGTGAAATCGCCAAGGCCCGTATCATGGGTCGTCGTCTGTGTGAAAACAACCCGAATCATCCGAACAACGTGGGTATTCCGGTTATTGCTCCTGACGGTGACAAGTGCCGTGTCTGTGGTGGCGCATTGTCCGCTCGTGAAGACGATCAGGACGAAGCTGCAATCGATGTCCGTCATAACATTTATTATGATGAAACGACCGGCACCATGGCTGCCTGCAATTTCTACAAGAATATGACAGACGGTGGTTTCAAATTCATCGAACTGAATGGAGAAGACTCCATTGACGCCATCAAGGATTACCTGATGAGCCAGCTCGTATAG
- a CDS encoding RsmE family RNA methyltransferase: MPRLNSFFVSPQNWPTAIGETVVLDGPEARHMGTVLRTVPNQTVRLFDGQGHDGLFSIREAGKRRAVLDAVQLDEHAAPVNGITVAIGWGKSKRRKYLLEKSVELQGAGIVFWQANRSQGLVPAAVKDAWVDTTIQAAKQCGATFLPKIQTAPGGIDTLITLRDSYDHVVVAWESDSIATRLSPDMLARGRTLVVIGPEGGFDDDEAQRLIQANFVPVTFGQSILRWETAATYCLSLAMFGIQEAS, translated from the coding sequence ATGCCCAGACTCAATTCTTTTTTCGTATCCCCACAGAATTGGCCGACAGCAATCGGCGAAACCGTTGTTTTGGACGGGCCGGAGGCTCGCCATATGGGAACGGTTTTGCGAACTGTGCCGAATCAGACCGTTCGTCTTTTTGATGGACAAGGGCATGATGGACTTTTTTCCATTCGAGAAGCTGGCAAACGACGCGCTGTGCTTGACGCTGTTCAACTTGACGAACACGCTGCTCCTGTCAATGGGATAACCGTGGCCATCGGTTGGGGAAAATCCAAACGTCGCAAATATCTTTTAGAAAAAAGTGTTGAACTTCAAGGGGCTGGGATTGTTTTTTGGCAGGCAAACCGCAGTCAAGGTTTGGTCCCGGCTGCGGTTAAAGACGCGTGGGTGGACACAACCATTCAGGCAGCCAAACAATGTGGAGCGACATTTCTTCCGAAAATACAGACCGCTCCGGGCGGCATTGACACCTTGATCACTTTGCGAGATTCGTATGACCATGTTGTTGTCGCATGGGAATCAGACTCGATTGCAACACGCTTGTCGCCCGATATGCTTGCGCGAGGCCGTACACTTGTCGTCATTGGTCCGGAAGGCGGTTTTGACGACGATGAAGCGCAGCGGTTGATACAAGCGAATTTCGTGCCGGTGACATTTGGACAGTCGATTCTCCGTTGGGAAACGGCTGCCACCTATTGTCTCAGTCTGGCCATGTTTGGTATACAGGAAGCATCATGA
- a CDS encoding glycosyltransferase family 9 protein has translation MALDTECAGTSKMGIARFLQDSLKLRYISDAVKKHMKKYLVIQLARFGDLIQTKRLIQSLASCQNSEVHLCLDTSLAPLARLVYPHVIIHPITAHGTGRNASTMLQRLLIDNRQTFASLQALDFDTIYNLNFSGLNFRLAALFDAKKVRGYSWRNGQECTETWPAMAMRWSSLRRLGINLMDFWAGYCPERIKPESVNPPATPKGNGIGVVLAGRESRRSLPPTTLATIVSTLGTVQKTDSIVLLGGQTEQAAGHAVFKNLSPALQKKTRNLAGKTDWNDLVEIVDSLDVLMTPDTGTMHLAAHLGTPVMAFFLSSAWCFETGPYGAGHTVYQAITHCLPCLETRPCELDVACLAPFESPEFKRFLVTRKKEHLPDNLIKFQSDFDTLGQIYTPLAGTDSDTASRTVFRNFIAQYLLKTGTQFQADEQVFAQRIQREKDWMTQMQHFEPHGHCND, from the coding sequence ATGGCTCTTGATACCGAATGCGCCGGAACAAGTAAAATGGGAATTGCCCGGTTCTTGCAAGATTCACTCAAGTTGCGCTACATTTCTGACGCCGTGAAAAAACATATGAAAAAATACCTTGTTATCCAACTGGCCCGTTTCGGGGATTTGATCCAGACAAAACGACTCATACAGAGCCTTGCTTCATGCCAAAATAGTGAAGTGCATCTGTGTCTTGATACATCGCTGGCACCGTTGGCCCGTTTGGTTTATCCGCATGTCATCATCCATCCAATAACCGCACATGGGACAGGAAGGAATGCTTCGACAATGCTCCAGCGTCTGTTGATTGACAACCGACAAACATTCGCTTCGCTTCAAGCTCTTGACTTTGATACCATTTATAATCTCAATTTTTCAGGACTCAATTTCCGATTGGCGGCGCTGTTTGACGCGAAAAAAGTCCGGGGATACTCATGGCGAAACGGACAGGAATGCACAGAAACATGGCCCGCCATGGCCATGCGATGGTCCTCTTTGCGACGGCTGGGCATCAACCTCATGGATTTTTGGGCCGGATATTGTCCAGAGAGGATCAAACCGGAATCAGTCAATCCTCCCGCAACACCGAAAGGGAACGGAATAGGTGTAGTGCTGGCCGGTCGAGAATCCAGACGCTCACTCCCTCCAACAACGCTTGCGACGATTGTTTCAACACTCGGAACCGTCCAAAAAACAGACTCGATCGTCTTGCTTGGCGGACAAACAGAGCAGGCAGCAGGGCACGCTGTTTTTAAAAATCTCTCTCCTGCGCTTCAAAAGAAGACCCGAAATCTTGCAGGCAAAACCGATTGGAATGATCTGGTCGAAATAGTTGATTCACTTGACGTGCTGATGACACCGGATACAGGGACCATGCACCTGGCTGCTCACTTAGGCACACCGGTGATGGCCTTTTTTCTCTCTTCGGCATGGTGTTTTGAAACAGGTCCGTATGGGGCAGGGCACACGGTCTATCAGGCGATAACCCACTGCCTTCCCTGTTTGGAAACTCGACCGTGCGAGCTTGACGTTGCCTGCCTCGCCCCGTTTGAATCGCCGGAATTCAAACGATTTCTCGTCACACGGAAAAAAGAACATCTCCCTGACAATCTCATTAAATTCCAGTCTGATTTTGACACGTTGGGACAAATCTACACGCCCTTAGCCGGAACAGACTCGGACACAGCTTCTCGAACGGTATTCAGAAATTTCATCGCACAATACCTGCTCAAAACCGGCACTCAATTCCAGGCAGACGAACAGGTATTCGCCCAAAGAATCCAACGGGAAAAAGACTGGATGACCCAAATGCAACATTTTGAACCCCATGGACATTGCAATGACTAA
- the tilS gene encoding tRNA lysidine(34) synthetase TilS, whose amino-acid sequence MFSVPENFPDTLQDLLPKWAHFCLYVEKFITGELQQDLAGKHVLVGFSGGVDSTALLLVLHYLSQRNDYSLTAVHLNHQLRPEAADDAAWCDAFCHFLGIQCVVASRDVGSYAIEHNLGVEEAGRQVRYALFDSVKKSTSANVLALGHQLDDLSEDVVMRLIRGTGWPGLSGMTGFDPQRQLIRPLLMIPKSTLIAFVTKTGVQWREDATNADSNWTRNRVRNSILPLIQKENPNFWQSVSRLWKIGRIEQDYWKSMTADISDSIENTRLFNTHQAVRLRLYKAALDRLGPGQALADTLFKLDEAWLEKRVGSTFQFPGEKVAKIVATGVIFSTTH is encoded by the coding sequence ATGTTCAGCGTGCCTGAGAATTTTCCTGACACGCTTCAGGACTTGCTCCCCAAATGGGCGCATTTCTGTCTGTATGTCGAGAAATTCATCACTGGCGAATTGCAACAGGATCTGGCGGGGAAACATGTCTTGGTCGGTTTTTCTGGCGGTGTTGATTCAACCGCCCTGCTCCTGGTTCTTCATTATCTTTCCCAACGAAATGACTATTCGTTGACCGCAGTTCATTTGAATCATCAATTACGACCTGAAGCGGCAGATGACGCGGCATGGTGTGATGCTTTTTGTCATTTTCTTGGCATTCAATGCGTTGTGGCTTCCCGTGATGTGGGGTCTTATGCAATAGAGCACAATCTTGGAGTCGAAGAAGCTGGGCGACAGGTTCGATACGCTCTGTTTGACTCTGTGAAAAAGAGCACAAGCGCAAATGTTCTGGCCCTTGGCCATCAGCTTGATGACCTCAGCGAGGACGTTGTCATGCGGCTTATCCGTGGTACTGGCTGGCCCGGCTTGTCCGGTATGACAGGGTTTGATCCCCAGCGACAACTCATTCGCCCTTTGCTCATGATTCCAAAATCGACACTGATTGCCTTTGTGACTAAAACAGGGGTGCAATGGCGCGAAGATGCCACCAATGCGGACTCGAATTGGACGCGAAATAGGGTTCGAAACAGCATTCTTCCCTTGATTCAAAAAGAAAATCCAAATTTTTGGCAATCTGTGAGCCGATTGTGGAAAATTGGTCGCATTGAGCAGGATTATTGGAAATCAATGACCGCTGATATTTCTGATTCCATTGAGAATACACGACTTTTTAACACTCACCAAGCAGTCCGTCTCCGATTGTACAAAGCCGCACTTGACCGGCTTGGCCCGGGACAGGCCCTGGCTGATACCCTGTTTAAACTCGATGAAGCGTGGTTGGAAAAGCGTGTTGGTTCCACGTTTCAATTTCCCGGAGAAAAGGTCGCGAAAATAGTGGCAACAGGTGTCATATTTTCGACGACCCATTGA
- the hemA gene encoding glutamyl-tRNA reductase, with amino-acid sequence MNRQIILIGLNHRTASVDIRERFALTDIDNFEQGLMAHCPVLECMALSTCNRVEIIVVAKNNAEREVVDAVIQYWAAICKGKAELLWENTYNYSGLEAVKHVFTVASSLDSMVMGEPQILGQLKDAYRAAVTKGTAKTIVNRLLHKSFSVAKRIRTETAIASSAVSISFAAVELARKIFGDLKGTRAMLVGAGEMAELAATHLLRNGVQDVIIANRTLSRAKELADTLGGEPIQIENMSDRLPEVDIVISSTGSPVAVIKAKDVKAVLKRRKNKPMFFIDIAVPRDIDPDVNILDNVYLYDIDDLKEVVEDNMAQRHEEAAKALTVVDHETETFGNWLHSLNLQPTIVDMVEKTEDVAHRELRKTLKRIGPVDAVTRKALETLVLSVAHKSMHEPICFLKRRTQEEGAAERFIDLARRMFNLDDESIPAEAHLDRKNKTCSSQDISDLIEASKNKEQ; translated from the coding sequence ATGAATAGACAGATTATTCTCATAGGGCTTAACCACCGAACCGCCAGTGTCGATATCCGGGAAAGATTCGCATTGACCGATATTGATAATTTCGAACAAGGACTGATGGCGCACTGTCCTGTACTCGAATGTATGGCCCTCTCCACCTGTAACCGGGTGGAGATCATCGTGGTCGCCAAAAACAATGCCGAACGCGAAGTCGTGGACGCCGTCATTCAATATTGGGCCGCGATCTGTAAAGGAAAAGCCGAGCTTCTTTGGGAGAATACCTACAATTATTCCGGGCTTGAAGCAGTAAAGCATGTTTTTACAGTCGCGAGTAGTCTGGATTCCATGGTGATGGGAGAACCTCAGATTCTCGGTCAGCTCAAAGATGCCTACCGCGCAGCGGTCACCAAGGGAACGGCCAAAACTATTGTGAATCGGTTGCTGCACAAATCGTTTTCCGTCGCCAAGCGCATCCGTACTGAAACGGCTATCGCGTCCAGTGCCGTTTCCATCAGTTTTGCCGCTGTTGAATTGGCGAGAAAAATTTTTGGCGACCTGAAAGGGACTCGGGCCATGCTCGTCGGTGCCGGTGAAATGGCTGAACTGGCGGCCACACATTTGTTACGCAACGGAGTTCAAGACGTCATTATCGCGAATAGGACACTGAGTCGGGCCAAGGAACTGGCGGACACTCTTGGTGGGGAACCCATTCAGATTGAGAACATGTCGGACCGCTTGCCTGAAGTTGATATTGTTATCAGTTCAACCGGATCCCCGGTTGCGGTCATCAAGGCAAAGGACGTCAAGGCCGTGCTCAAGCGGCGCAAGAACAAGCCCATGTTTTTCATCGACATTGCCGTGCCCCGTGATATCGACCCTGATGTCAATATTCTGGATAACGTCTATCTCTATGATATTGATGATCTCAAGGAAGTTGTCGAAGACAACATGGCACAACGCCATGAAGAAGCGGCCAAGGCCTTGACGGTCGTTGATCATGAGACCGAAACTTTTGGAAACTGGCTCCATTCATTGAATTTACAGCCGACCATTGTGGATATGGTGGAAAAGACCGAAGACGTGGCGCATCGGGAACTGCGCAAAACGTTGAAACGAATAGGTCCAGTGGATGCCGTCACTCGAAAGGCTTTGGAAACACTGGTTCTCTCGGTGGCTCACAAATCCATGCATGAGCCAATTTGTTTTTTAAAACGTCGGACACAGGAAGAAGGTGCTGCCGAACGATTTATTGATTTGGCCCGCCGGATGTTCAATCTGGATGATGAGTCCATCCCAGCGGAAGCCCACCTTGATCGAAAGAACAAGACGTGTTCATCGCAAGACATCAGTGACCTCATTGAAGCCTCAAAAAACAAGGAACAATAA
- the lysA gene encoding diaminopimelate decarboxylase: MHHFEYRDGVLFAEDVSVTALAEEYGTPLYIYSAATFRRHFKAFDSAFKGLDHLTCYSVKANSNLSILKLLAAEGAGMDIVSGGELFRALKAGVSPEKIVYSGVGKRDSEIRDALKAGILMFNVESVAELERINSVAGELGMKANVSFRINPDVDPQTHPYISTGMKENKFGLDIENSLKAYQRAAEMDHVEPVGMDCHIGSQLTSIEPFLEALDKLLHFNSQLKKMGIIIQYLDLGGGLGIAYDAEEPPHPSEFGQALSEKLQGLPLKVIFEPGRVIAGNAGILVTKVVYTKSNPTKNFLIVDAGMNDLIRPSLYGSYHRIGEVELSGRQHKPFDVVGPICESGDFLARDRELPAVDQGERLVVYSAGAYGFTMASNYNTRPRACELLVDGDTVHVARKRETYEDLVANEL, translated from the coding sequence ATGCATCATTTTGAATACCGCGACGGCGTCCTTTTTGCCGAAGACGTCAGTGTGACCGCTTTGGCCGAAGAGTATGGAACCCCATTGTATATTTATTCTGCCGCTACTTTCAGGCGTCATTTCAAGGCTTTTGATTCCGCCTTTAAAGGGTTGGATCATTTGACCTGCTATTCCGTCAAAGCCAACTCGAATTTGTCGATTCTTAAATTGTTGGCTGCTGAGGGTGCCGGCATGGATATCGTTTCCGGTGGCGAGTTGTTTCGAGCCCTCAAGGCCGGCGTTTCGCCAGAGAAAATTGTGTATTCCGGAGTGGGAAAACGCGATTCGGAAATTCGTGATGCTTTAAAAGCCGGTATTTTGATGTTCAACGTGGAATCCGTTGCCGAGCTTGAACGTATCAACAGTGTTGCCGGAGAATTGGGGATGAAAGCTAATGTGAGTTTCAGAATCAACCCGGATGTTGATCCGCAGACTCACCCGTATATTTCAACTGGCATGAAAGAAAATAAGTTCGGATTGGATATTGAAAATTCTTTGAAAGCGTATCAACGCGCAGCAGAAATGGATCATGTTGAACCTGTCGGTATGGATTGTCATATCGGTTCACAGCTCACAAGTATTGAGCCATTTCTTGAAGCGTTGGACAAATTGCTGCATTTCAATTCCCAATTGAAAAAAATGGGAATAATCATTCAGTATCTTGATCTTGGCGGAGGATTGGGTATTGCATATGATGCCGAAGAACCGCCCCACCCGTCTGAATTTGGTCAGGCTCTTAGTGAAAAATTACAGGGTCTTCCTTTGAAGGTTATTTTTGAACCTGGCCGTGTTATTGCGGGGAATGCAGGTATTCTTGTGACCAAAGTGGTATATACGAAATCAAACCCAACAAAGAATTTCCTTATTGTTGATGCCGGTATGAACGATTTGATTCGTCCGAGTTTGTATGGTTCGTATCATCGTATCGGTGAAGTCGAACTCAGTGGTCGTCAGCATAAACCGTTTGATGTCGTTGGTCCCATTTGTGAATCCGGCGATTTTCTTGCTCGAGATCGAGAGTTGCCTGCCGTGGATCAGGGAGAACGACTGGTCGTCTACTCCGCTGGAGCGTATGGATTTACTATGGCGTCGAATTACAACACCCGTCCCCGTGCCTGTGAGTTGCTTGTGGATGGGGATACCGTCCATGTTGCCCGGAAACGGGAAACATATGAAGATCTTGTTGCAAACGAACTCTAA
- a CDS encoding replication-associated recombination protein A, whose translation MKLEIEETHPLADRIRPTSLDEFVGQGHIRNRIEAFSKSKRMPSLLLFGPPGCGKSTLALLLAQLTGKKYLRVSAPEAGLTSLRKRLPGQDILILDELHRFSKAQQDFFLPILETGEITLLATTTENPSFSVTRQLLSRLHVLRLRQLSREELIDVSQRGAEELSVELEEESHKMLAAMAGGDARALLNLLEYTAELPKEKRCPDCLRESLPEIVVRGDRDGDSHYELVSALIKSIRGSDPDAALYYLACLIESGEDPRFITRRLIISASEDIGLGDPHALSHAMACHQAVEAIGMPEGFIPMSQTAVYLALAPKSNSTYAAYRTAQKEVRENGPKSVPLHLRNATTSLQREWGYGRGYLYPHNFPKAWADQEYLPTELTGRKFYHPKDQGEEPKLLAWLKQFRRGR comes from the coding sequence ATGAAATTAGAAATAGAAGAAACGCATCCCTTGGCGGATAGGATTCGTCCGACATCATTGGATGAATTTGTTGGACAAGGACATATTAGAAATCGAATCGAGGCTTTTTCCAAATCCAAGAGAATGCCCAGCTTGTTACTGTTTGGCCCTCCCGGATGTGGAAAATCCACATTGGCTTTATTGCTTGCCCAATTGACCGGCAAAAAATATCTGCGGGTCAGTGCGCCTGAAGCCGGACTGACTTCCTTACGTAAAAGGTTACCCGGGCAAGACATTCTTATCTTGGACGAATTACACCGTTTTTCCAAGGCGCAACAAGATTTTTTCCTTCCCATTTTGGAAACTGGTGAAATCACGTTGTTGGCCACCACCACGGAAAATCCGTCTTTTAGCGTGACTCGGCAACTGTTGTCGCGGTTGCATGTGCTTCGGCTCCGTCAGTTGAGTCGTGAAGAATTAATTGACGTCAGTCAACGGGGTGCGGAAGAGCTGAGTGTAGAGCTTGAAGAAGAAAGTCATAAAATGTTGGCTGCGATGGCTGGTGGCGATGCCCGTGCCTTATTGAATTTATTGGAATATACTGCCGAGTTGCCCAAGGAAAAACGATGCCCGGACTGTTTGCGGGAATCGTTGCCGGAAATTGTTGTTCGTGGCGACAGGGACGGGGATTCTCATTATGAATTGGTTTCCGCGTTGATTAAATCCATCCGAGGCAGTGACCCTGACGCGGCCTTGTACTATTTGGCGTGTCTTATTGAAAGCGGTGAAGACCCCCGGTTCATCACTCGTCGTTTGATTATCTCCGCCTCCGAGGATATTGGACTTGGCGATCCCCATGCCCTGAGCCATGCCATGGCCTGCCACCAGGCGGTTGAAGCGATTGGGATGCCTGAAGGATTCATCCCCATGTCTCAGACCGCAGTCTATTTGGCCCTGGCTCCCAAGAGTAATTCGACCTATGCGGCCTATCGAACCGCGCAAAAGGAAGTACGGGAAAACGGGCCGAAATCTGTTCCGTTACATCTACGGAATGCAACCACGTCTCTCCAGCGGGAATGGGGCTATGGTCGAGGCTATCTCTATCCACACAATTTCCCCAAGGCGTGGGCAGATCAGGAGTATCTTCCCACCGAGTTAACAGGCCGAAAATTTTATCATCCGAAAGATCAGGGAGAAGAACCAAAACTGCTTGCATGGTTAAAACAATTTCGTCGAGGTCGATAA